The following are from one region of the Chryseobacterium shigense genome:
- the fbaA gene encoding class II fructose-bisphosphate aldolase produces the protein MSRIFPAGVATGQLVTDIFQYAKENKFALPAVNVIGSSNVNAVMETAAKLNSPVIIQFSNGGAAFNAGKGLNNDGQRAAVLGSIAGAKHIHTLAEAYGATVILHTDHCAKKLLPWIDGLLDASEEHYKQTGKSLYSSHMLDLSEESLEENLEISAKYFERMAKMQMTLEVEIGVTGGEEDGVDNSDVDNSKLYTQPEDIAYTYEKLKAISENFTIAAAFGNVHGVYKPGNVVLTPKILDNSQKYVQEKFGTAAKPVNFVFHGGSGSTLEEIREAIDYGVIKMNIDTDLQFAYTEGVRDYMVNNIDYLRAQIGNPEGEEKPNKKFYDPRVWVRKGEETFSTRLVKAFEDLNNVNTLK, from the coding sequence ATGAGCAGAATTTTTCCGGCAGGAGTTGCCACAGGTCAATTGGTTACCGATATTTTTCAGTATGCTAAAGAAAACAAATTCGCACTGCCTGCAGTAAATGTAATTGGTTCAAGCAATGTAAATGCTGTGATGGAAACTGCAGCGAAATTAAACTCTCCTGTAATTATCCAGTTTTCAAACGGTGGAGCTGCGTTCAATGCAGGAAAAGGATTAAACAATGACGGTCAGAGAGCTGCAGTTTTAGGTTCTATTGCCGGCGCTAAACACATTCATACCCTTGCAGAAGCTTACGGAGCTACTGTAATTTTACATACAGACCACTGCGCAAAGAAATTATTGCCCTGGATTGACGGATTATTAGATGCAAGTGAAGAACATTACAAGCAGACAGGAAAGTCTCTTTATTCTTCCCACATGCTGGATCTGTCTGAAGAATCTTTAGAAGAAAACTTAGAAATCTCTGCTAAATATTTCGAAAGAATGGCTAAAATGCAGATGACTTTAGAAGTTGAGATTGGTGTTACAGGTGGTGAAGAAGATGGTGTAGATAACTCTGATGTAGATAATTCCAAATTATACACCCAGCCTGAAGACATCGCTTATACTTACGAAAAATTAAAAGCTATTTCTGAAAACTTCACTATTGCAGCAGCATTTGGCAACGTACACGGAGTTTATAAGCCAGGAAATGTGGTTCTTACCCCAAAAATCCTTGACAACTCTCAGAAATATGTTCAGGAGAAATTCGGAACAGCTGCCAAGCCGGTAAACTTTGTATTCCACGGAGGTTCCGGATCTACTTTGGAAGAAATCAGAGAAGCGATTGACTATGGAGTTATCAAAATGAACATTGATACTGATCTTCAGTTCGCTTACACAGAAGGCGTAAGAGATTATATGGTTAACAATATTGATTATTTAAGAGCTCAGATCGGAAATCCTGAAGGTGAAGAAAAACCGAACAAGAAATTCTACGATCCGAGAGTTTGGGTAAGAAAAGGTGAAGAAACTTTCTCTACAAGACTGGTTAAAGCGTTTGAAGACTTAAACAACGTAAATACTTTAAAATAA
- a CDS encoding NAD kinase, which translates to MKAAIYSQKKDLDTFLYLSKFISELETRGVKSVLYDEMAEALQFSKIFETFNSKQDLLDKKVDLFFTFGGDGTIVNSLTFIEDLEIPIVGVNTGRLGFLASFTKEEAFKELDAILKGDVKTSRRAVIQVVSPESDDFFPYALNDVTVSRKETTSMITVDSYINNEFLNVFWGDGVIVSTPTGSTAYSLSCGGPIISPNNENFVITPIAPHNLNVRPLVVNDRVEIKFKVESRVPQYSLSLDSRLVHIETDKEIIIKKADFQILLVQPNHLSFYETIRQKLLWGRDKRN; encoded by the coding sequence ATGAAGGCAGCCATATATTCTCAGAAAAAAGACCTCGATACTTTTTTATATTTAAGCAAGTTTATCTCAGAACTTGAAACCAGAGGCGTAAAATCTGTTCTGTATGATGAAATGGCTGAAGCGCTTCAGTTCTCAAAGATATTTGAAACATTCAACAGCAAACAGGATCTTCTGGACAAGAAAGTAGATCTTTTCTTTACCTTTGGAGGTGACGGAACCATTGTAAATTCATTAACCTTTATTGAAGACCTTGAAATCCCGATTGTAGGTGTAAATACCGGACGACTGGGGTTTCTGGCCAGCTTTACAAAAGAAGAAGCATTCAAAGAACTTGATGCTATTTTAAAAGGTGATGTAAAAACAAGCCGCCGTGCAGTTATTCAAGTGGTTTCTCCGGAATCTGATGATTTTTTCCCGTATGCGTTGAATGATGTTACCGTTTCAAGGAAAGAAACAACATCCATGATCACGGTAGATTCATATATCAATAACGAATTTTTAAATGTATTCTGGGGAGACGGGGTAATTGTTTCCACCCCTACAGGATCTACAGCTTATTCTTTAAGCTGTGGCGGACCGATTATTTCTCCGAACAACGAAAATTTTGTCATTACCCCTATTGCTCCACACAATCTGAACGTAAGACCTCTGGTTGTAAATGACAGGGTGGAAATAAAATTTAAAGTGGAAAGCAGAGTGCCACAGTACTCCCTTTCCCTGGACTCAAGACTGGTCCATATAGAAACCGACAAAGAAATTATCATCAAAAAGGCAGATTTTCAAATCCTTCTGGTACAGCCAAACCATTTGAGCTTCTACGAAACGATCCGTCAGAAGCTGCTTTGGGGCAGAGACAAAAGAAATTAG
- a CDS encoding CBS domain-containing protein yields the protein MFIKDYISKDFPCFSLTDSIESARNMLEDFGYSHVFIKKSHHFYGAIAEDFLYEGDGILKDLEHQIERFAILDDNNIMDSIRLFYTFNANVIPVINKNEKYLGYITCDDIFQNFSRYPLFSESGAILTIETPARKYSMTEIANIVESNNSKFYGGFITFMSDEVIHVTIKISNENLSSIDATFDRYDYRIVEKYYSDEKSDLFKDRFGFFQKFIEI from the coding sequence ATGTTTATCAAGGATTATATCTCAAAAGACTTTCCATGTTTTAGCCTGACTGACTCAATAGAATCAGCAAGGAATATGTTAGAGGATTTTGGCTATTCCCATGTTTTTATAAAAAAATCTCACCACTTTTATGGGGCCATCGCAGAGGATTTCCTTTATGAAGGTGATGGGATATTAAAAGATCTTGAACATCAGATCGAGCGTTTTGCTATTCTGGATGACAATAATATTATGGATAGTATCCGTCTTTTCTATACTTTCAATGCCAATGTGATTCCGGTGATCAATAAAAATGAAAAATACCTAGGATATATTACCTGCGATGATATTTTTCAGAATTTTTCCCGTTATCCCCTGTTTTCAGAAAGCGGGGCCATTCTCACGATTGAAACCCCGGCCAGAAAGTATTCAATGACGGAGATTGCCAATATTGTGGAAAGCAACAACTCGAAGTTCTACGGCGGATTCATCACCTTTATGTCTGATGAGGTAATCCATGTAACCATTAAGATCAGCAATGAAAACCTGTCTTCGATAGACGCCACTTTTGACCGTTACGACTATAGAATTGTTGAAAAATACTATTCTGACGAAAAATCAGATCTGTTTAAGGACAGATTCGGGTTTTTCCAAAAATTCATAGAAATATAA
- a CDS encoding RNA methyltransferase, which produces MVQKLKLEELNRIDVETFKKVEKIPLVIILDNLRSMHNVGASFRTADAFLIEKIILCGITPKPPHREIHKAALGATESVEWSHESDINTAISDYKSRGYEIIGIEQTTDSQMITDFSIDKSKKYALILGNEVEGISDEALPNIDTFLEIPQLGTKHSLNVSVCGGIVMWEFAKALK; this is translated from the coding sequence TTGGTACAGAAACTAAAACTGGAAGAGCTTAACAGGATAGATGTGGAAACATTTAAGAAAGTTGAGAAAATTCCATTGGTCATTATTTTAGATAATCTAAGGAGCATGCATAATGTAGGGGCATCTTTCAGAACGGCAGATGCTTTTCTGATCGAAAAAATAATCCTTTGCGGCATTACTCCGAAGCCACCACACCGCGAGATCCATAAAGCAGCTCTCGGAGCTACAGAAAGTGTAGAATGGAGCCATGAAAGTGATATCAACACTGCCATCAGCGATTATAAAAGCCGAGGATATGAAATTATAGGGATCGAACAGACTACAGACAGCCAAATGATAACAGACTTCAGCATCGACAAATCAAAAAAATATGCGCTGATCCTGGGAAATGAAGTGGAAGGAATAAGTGATGAGGCTCTTCCGAATATTGATACCTTTCTGGAAATTCCCCAGCTTGGAACAAAGCACTCCCTGAATGTAAGCGTATGCGGTGGAATTGTGATGTGGGAGTTTGCAAAAGCCCTAAAATAA